AATCCCCCCTACCTTTTGCACTTGATTTTCTATGGGAGAGAACTAAGTACCTCAGGATTTTATATTTGTATTCATTTTTAGTCGTATTAATATCTTTGTATAACTTATAAAGAGAAGTAAGAGGTATGACGAGTATTGTCGAATTTTTATTTTAGACTAGTTGTTCACCTGTTTTTCTAGTTTTATTTTAAATGTCGAAAAATTTTTATGGATATTTAAAAGCGAGAATATGGGCTTTTGAATATTTTTATAGTATTTTATAAATTATCTAAATAATTATTTGTATCAAATAATTTTAAAGAGTGATATAATTTTGAAGAGGGGTAAAAAACAGACAAAGTACAGTCATAGGGGTGAATTACATGGAACAATTAATGCGAAATTCGTTTCTTTTCTTGTCAAAAAATAAAGCGCTAACAAAACTGGCTAAGAAGTACGGTTTACGCTTTGGTGCAGGGCGCTTTGTCGCAGGGGAGACAATTGATTTAGCTGCTGCAGCTATTAAACAATTAAATCAACAAGGGCTTTGTGTGACAATCGATTATTTAGGTGAGTTCGTTGATAATGAAGCAGAAGCAAATGAAATGGCAAGCCAATCGATTGAAGCAATCCGTGCAATTGGACGTGAAAAACTTGATTCACAGCTTTCTTTAAAAATGACTTCTATGGGGTTAGACATCTCAGATGAAATCGTAATGAATAATATGCGCCGCATTTTAGAGGCTGCAAAAGAAAACGGTGTGTTTGTTACGATTGATATGGAAGACTATACACGCTGCGGAAAAACAATTGAGATCTTTAAGCAATTAAAATCTGAATACGATAATATCGGTACTGTTATTCAAGCTTACCTATATCGTACAGAAAAAGACATCGAAGATTTAAATGCATATAGTCCTAATTTACGTCTTGTAAAAGGGGCTTATAAAGAACCAGAAGAAGTGGCATTCCCGGACAAAAAAGATGTAGATGAAAATTATAAAAAAATTATTAAAATGCACTTATTAAATGGAAATTATACTGCTATTGCTTCACACGATGAGGCAATTATTGAATATACGAAGAAACTTGCCGAAGAATATAATATTTCACGTGATCAATTTGAATTCCAAATGTTATATGGTATTCGTACGGAACGTCAACTTGAACTTGTTAAAGAAGGCTACAAAATGCGTGTTTATGTACCATATGGAAATGACTGGTATGGTTATTTCATGCGCCGCTTAGCTGAACGTCCAGCAAACGTTGCGTTCGTTTTAAAAGGAATGGTCAAAAAATAACCAAGGAGCTAAATACTCCTTGGTTATTTTAATTGTTTAAATGCGTAATGTGCCATTTTTTTTGTGTCTGGATATAACTGAGTGCGAGTAGAAGAAAGTACAACGTTAATAACACGCTTTCCATCTTTTTCATCGACTGTTACGACAGTATATTGTCCTAAAGCGGATAAACCACTTTTACTTCCAATTGCATATGGATCATTGTAAAGTTCTTCACGACCATAGTTTGCAATTTTGGGAGCGCGCTGTGAAGTATGCAATGTTGTACGCGTTGTGTTCATATATTCTAGCACAATCGGATATTTTAATGCTTCTTTTGTAATGATTGCGATGTCATAAGGGGAAACCTTATTGCCGAGTGCGTCAGCCCCGCTCGCATTTTTGAAAGTTGCATGTTTTGTTCCGAGTTCTTTCGCTCTTGCATTCATCATTTTTACAAACTTCTCTTTTGATCCTGCAATATGTTCTGCGATAGACTCAGCAATTGGATCGGCACTGATGATAAGCATCAGTTTTAATGCCTCGTCTCTTTTTAATTTTTCACCAGCACGAAGCTTAATTTTCGCACTCTGACTTTCCGTTTTTATCGCATTTTCTGTGATAGTAATTTCCTCATCTTCTTTTACATTCTCTAGTAACAGAATGGTTGTCATCATTTTGGCTACACTTGCTGGATAAGAACGTTCTTCTTCCCGTTTTCCGTACAAAACTTCCCCCGTATTTGCATCGATTGTAACACCATATTTTCCTGTGATATCAGGCTGATTACTTCTTACGTCTTTTTGCCTTTTTGTGTAAGAAAAGAAAATCATACTTGTAAATAGTGTAGCAATCATCACAATCATGATTATTGTTCGTTTCATTATGCAGTCCCTCTTTTGTCTTTCCTTATGTACAAATAAATTGGGCAGAAAAGCAGCCCAATACTCATTATGCCACGTTTTCTGCCCAAAAATATAGAGGAAGTTCAAAAAGTCCGGTAAAGATAGCTGTCGCATTTCTTCGTTACGTCGCCAGTCCGGTACTCATGTAGTTCCACCTACACTCCGTATCCTCCCGGCTTCCGCGCCTCGAACTGCTCGGCTCTCTTTATCCTCCTTTTTGAACAAGCGCATATAGCGTTATTTTTCGCCCATGTTGTGCTTTTTGTATTGCTGGTTATTACCTTGGCGTCCTTTTTCGATGCCGCGATCAACTGGACCTGCATTTCCTGTTACACTCGCTGCACTAACACCTGCTTTTGAAGGGTCTTTCTTAAGTCTAGCCATATATATTCCTCCATTTTTGTCAAATTCTAAAAAGGGAAAAGCGTATTTTATCAAGAAAATACACAATTATAGAGTACCCAAACAAAAGAAAAGTATTTATTTCAGAAAATTTTATCAATAAATATATTGCGAAAATTTAAACAGTATCATATATTTATTAGTAGAGGCTCACTCATTGATTGCGACGCATGTCGAAAAATTGAATGAGCATTCATTCAAGAATAGGGGGAGAAATGGATGTTCCAAATTAAAAAGGCTGCTGTTCTCGGTTCTGGCGTAATGGGCTCAGGGATTGCTGCACATTTAGCCAATATCGGTATACCAACATTATTGCTTGATATTGTACCACAGGCGCTTACGAAAGAAGAGGAAGCGAAGGGGCTTACATTAGAACATAAAAGTGTGAGAAATCGTTTTAGTAACGGGGCACTGCAAAAATTAGTAAAGCAAAAGCCAGCTCCTCTTACAGTGAAAGGTAATCTGGCATTGATTGAGGCAGGAAACTTAGAGGATGACATTGAGCGCCTTGCTGATGTAGATTGGATTATCGAAGTTGTTGTTGAAAACTTAGATGTTAAAAAGAAACTATTTGAAAAAGTAGATGCTGTTCGTAAAGCTGGCTCTATTGTGAGCTCAAATACATCAGGTATTTCCGTTGAGAAAATGGCAGAAGGGCGTTCAGATGACTTTCAAAAACATTTCCTAGGAACGCATTTCTTTAACCCACCACGATATTTAAAACTTCTAGAGATTATACCGACAAAAGAAACAGATCCACAAGTGTTAAACTTCATGAAATTATTTGGCGAAGACGTTCTTGGAAAAGGCGTTGTTATTGCGAAAGATACACCAAACTTTATTGGGAACCGCATCGGTACGTACGGTTTACTTGTAACGTTGCAAGAAATGATCAAGCGTGGCTATAGCGTTGGGGAAGTTGATTCTGTAACAGGCCCATTAATCGGTCGTCCAAAGAGTGCAACGTTCCGTACGTTAGATGTTGTTGGGTTAGATACATTTGTTCATGTTGCGAACAATGTATATGAAAACGTGCAGGAAGAAGAAAGAGATGTATTTAAAGTACCAGCTTTCATGCATGACATGCTAGATAAAAAATGGCTTGGAAGTAAAACAGGTCAAGGTTTCTTCTTAAAACAAGGAAAAGAAATTTTAGAGTTAAATCCTGAGACGATGGAATATGAAGCGCGTAAGAAATTAAAAGCCGCATCCGTAGAGTTAAGTAAACAAGAAAAAGGACTAGCGAACAAATTGAAAGCGCTTGTATATGCGAAGGATCGTGCAGGAGAGCTATTATGGAATATTATCACGCCAACTCTTTTATATTCTGCGAAGCTTCATAAAGAAATCGCAGATGATATTGTCGCAATTGATCAAGCGATGAAATGGGGATTTGGCTGGGAGCAAGGTCCATTTGAAGTTTGGGATGCAATTGGCGTAGAAAAATCCATTCAAAAGATGGAAGAGAACGGCCAAGTTGTTCCTGTGTGGGTAAAAGACATGTTAGAGAAAGGATTTGGTTCTTTCTATAAACATGATAATGGTGAAAGCTATTACTACGATAACGGTGAATATAAGCTTATCCGACGTAATAAAAAAGCAATTTCTCTTAAGCAATTAAAAGAGAAAAATGGCGTGTTAAAGAAAAACAGCGGAGCGAGCTTAATTGATTTAGGTGATGGCATCCTTTGCTTAGAATTCCATTCGAAGAGCAATGCGATTGGTATGGATATTACGCAAATGATTAATTACGCTGTTGACGAAGTAGAAAAGAATTATAAAGGACTTGTTATCGGAAACCAATCGAAGAACTTCTGCGTTGGTGCAAACCTTGCGATGATCTTAATGGAAGCACAAGATGACAACTACTTTGAAATTGAGTGGGTCGTGAAAAACTTCCAAGACGCAATGATGAAAATTAAATACAGCTCTAAGCCAGTCGTTGCAGCGCCATATGGTATGACGCTTGGTGGCGGTACAGAAGTTTGCTTACCAGCAGCTAGCATTCAAGCTTCTAGCGAAACGTACATGGGATTAGTAGAAGTCGGCGTTGGTTTAATCCCTGGCGGTGGCGGTAACAAAGAACTATATATTAAACATTTAAACAAAATGGCAAACGGTGTGGAGTTTGACCTGCAAAAGGTTGCGAATAAAGTGTTCGAATCAGTTGCGATGGCAAAAGTATCTACATCAGCGCAAGAGGCTGTTTCTCGCAACTTCTTAGGCGATAAAGATGGTATTAGTGTGAATGGTGATCACTTACTATATGATGCAAAACAAAAAGCACTGGCTTTATATGAAGCGGGTTACAAAGCACCGATTCGTAAAAAGATACCGGTTGTTGGTGAGACAGGATATGCAACGCTTTTACTTGGAGCTGAAGCAATGCATTTATCTGGTTATATTTCCGAGTATGATTTACACATTGCGAAAAAGCTCGCATATGTCATTGCCGGCGGAAAAGTACCATACGGAACAGAAGTTGATGAGCAGTATTTATTAGATGTGGAACGTGAAGCATTTATCAGTTTAGTAAGTGAGATGAAATCACAAGCAAGAATGCAGCACATGCTTGTAAAAGGAAAGCCATTACGTAACTAATAACGAGGGGAGATATCGTTCATGAGAGAAGCTGTCATTGTTGCGGGAGCAAGAACACCAATTGGTAAGGCAAAGAGAGGTTCATTAAAAACAGTTCGACCTGATGATTTAGGGGCATTAGTAGTAAAAGAAACGTTAAAACGTGCGAATAATTATGAAGGGCCAATTGATGATTTAATTTTCGGTTGTGCGATGCCAGAAGCAGAGCAAGGCTTAAATATGGCTCGTAATATCGGCGGATTAGCAGGGCTTTCTTATGATGTTCCAGCTATTACAATTAACCGTTACTGTTCTTCAGGACTGCAAAGTATTGCTTACGGTGCAGAGCGCATTATGTTAGGACATTCAGAAGCAGTATTATCTGGCGGAGCAGAGTCTATGAGCTTAGTTCCAATGATGGGGCATGTTGTTCGCCCAAATAGCCGACTTGTAGAAGCGGCTCCAGAATATTATATGGGCATGGGACACACAGCGGAGCAAGTTGCTGTAAAATATGGAATTTCCCGTGAAGAGCAAGATGCATTCGCAGTAAGAAGTCATCAGCGTGCAGCGAAAGCGTTAGCTGATGGGAAGTTTGCTGACGAAACAGTAGCTGTGGATGTAATGCTACGCACTATTGCAGCGAATAACAAAATTCAAGAAGAAAAAATTATCTTCTCACAAGATGAAGGCGTAAGAGCGGACACAACATTAGATATCTTAGGAAAATTGCGTCCAGCATTTAACGTTCGCGGTTCTGTCACTGCTGGTAATTCTTCACAAATGAGTGATGGAGCAGCGTCAGTACTTCTTATGGATCGTGAAAAAGCAGTGAGCGATGGCATGAAGCCACTTGCGAAATTCCGTTCCTTTGCAGTAGCTGGTGTACCACCAGAAGTAATGGGAATTGGACCAATCGCAGCGATTCCGAAAGCGTTAAAATTAGCAGGATTAGAGCTATCTGATATCGGCTTATTTGAACTAAATGAAGCATTTGCTTCTCAATCGATCCAAGTTATTCGTGAGCTTGGTCTAGATGAAGAAAAAGTCAATGTCAACGGCGGTGCAATCGCACTTGGTCATCCGCTTGGCTGTACAGGAGCAAAATTAACATTATCTCTTATTCATGAAATGAAACGCCGCAATGAGCAATTCGGTATTGTAACAATGTGTATTGGTGGCGGTATGGGAGCTGCTGGGGTGTTTGAACTACTATAAAAAAGTGCAGGCGGCTTGCTCAGAACAAGAGGACGTTGGAGGCCCTGACGAAGAGTGGAAACGACTAAAGGGTATAAAAAATAAAGGAAGAGCCAGCTTCTCTCAAAGTGAGAGAAGTGGCTTATGAAAATATGAAGGAGGAAATTTTCATGGAAAAAACAGTGGGAAATGCAGTTAAAGGCGGTAGCTTTTTAGTTGATGAGATTACGATTGATCAAGTATTTACACCGGAAGATTATAGCGATGAGCATAAAATGATAGCGAAAACGACAGAGGACTTTATCGTAAATGAAGTTCTACCAGAGCTTGAATATTTAGAGCAACATGAGTTTGATCGCTCTGTTCGTTTATTAAAAGAGGCTGGCGAGCTTGGATTATTAGGCGCTGACGTACCAGAAGAATATGGCGGAATCGGTCTTGATAAAATCAGCTCAGCATTAATTGCAGAAAAATTTTCTCGCGCTGGCGGCTTTGCAATTACACACGGTGCCCACGTTGGTATCGGATCTTTACCAATCGTTTTATTCGGTAATGAAGAGCAAAAGAAACAATATTTACCGCCACTTGCAACAGGTGAAAAATTAGCTGCATACGCATTAACTGAGCCAGGATCCGGATCTGATGCATTAGGTGCGAAAACAACAGCACGCTTAAATGCAGAAGGAACGCATTACGTGTTAAATGGTGAAAAACAATGGATTACAAACTCTGCTTTCGCTGATGTATTCGTTGTATACGCAAAAGTTGATGGTGAGCACTTCACAGCGTTTATCGTAGAGAAAGAATATCCAGGCGTATCTACAAGCCCTGAAGAAAAGAAAATGGGTATCAAATGTTCTTCTACTCGTACATTAATTTTAGAAGATGCATTAGTACCAAAAGAAAATGTACTTGGTGAAATTGGTAAAGGTCATATTATCGCTTTCAACATTTTAAATATTGGCCGCTACAAATTAGGTGTTGGTACAGTTGGTTCTTCAAAACGTGCGTTAGAAATTTCAGCACAATATGCAAATCAGCGTCAACAGTTCAAACAACCAATCGCTCGCTTCCCATTAATTCAAGAAAAACTTGCAAATATGGCAGCGAAAATTTATGCAGCAGAAAGCTCTGTATATCGTACAGTTGGTTTATTTGAAAGCCATATGAGCACATTAACAGAAGAGCAAGTAAAAGATGGTAAGGCTGTAGCAGCTTCTATTGCTGAATATGCAATTGAGTGCTCGTTGAATAAAGTATTCGGTTCTGAAGTATTAGACTATGTAGTAGATGAAGGCGTGCAAATTCATGGTGGTTACGGATTTATGGCAGAGTATGAGATTGAAAGAATGTACCGCGATTCTCGTATTAACCGTATTTTCGAAGGCACGAACGAAATCAACCGCTTAATCGTACCAGGTACGTTCTTACGTAAAGCGATGAAAGGTGAATTACCACTTCTTCAAAAAGCGCAAAAATTACAAGAAGAGTTAATGATGATGATGCCTGAAGAAGTAGGCGATGAGCCATTAGCACTTCAAAAATATTTAGTAAATAACGCGAAGAAAATCGGCTTAATGGTAGCTGGATTAGCTGTTCAAAAATACGGTAAAGCATTAGATAAAGAGCAAGAAGTTCTTGTTAACATTGCAGATATCGTAAGCAACTTATACGCAATGGAATCAGCTGTTCTTCGTACAGAAAAAGCAATCAAAGCAACTGGTCTTGAAAAGAATAAACAAAAAGTATTGTACACTGAAGTATTCTGCCAAGAAGCGTTCAACCAAATCGAAGCAGATGCGAAAGAAACAATTATTGCAGTTGAAAATGGTGATATGCTGCGCATGATGTTATCAGCGCTTCGCAAATTCACACGTCACACACCGCTTAACGTAATTCCGAAGAAACGTGAAATTGCTGCGAAAGTGTTAGAGGATGAGCGTTATACAGTTTAATGAGTAATTAAAAACAGTAGTCACGTTTGTGGCTACTGTTTTTTTTAGTTTTGTTAAACTAATCTTCACTAATTACTCCGTATCGCATTTTATCTCCCATCCACGAACTAGCATCTCTCCACTTTACACTTTTCGCAGCAATCCAACTTACTTCATATTGTGTAACCTCGTTAGGCTTCCAGCCAATATCATCTGCCCAATAAAATAAATTGTTTTGTAATAGAAGAGATGCACCGAAAATGGTTGAATCATGATTTTCAGGAGGCGGAGTTAAATGAAATTGTGTAACACCTTCAACGAGTAACTCTATTGCGGAGGGGTTCTCATACTGTCTTTGAAAAAGTATTCTTACGTTTGTACCAGATAATACCCTCATAGATAAATTCTCATCTACACAGCTATCTGTCCACAAATATAATTCTTTCAAACAACTATCGTGAAAGCCTCCAAATAAATGAAGGAGGTTTTCAATATTTTCTTTTGTTTTGATTGTATTCCAACTCATATAGCACCTACTTTACAGATATTTTAGTTTGGTTTTACTTTATTTCTATTGTACTAAGTTGCTATTACTTTAACTGACGAATTTTTGTATTATAAAAATGTTAAAAATAATTCACAACATGTTAAAAATAAATTACAATAAAAATATAGAAAATAATGTAAAAAGTGGAGGTGGCTATGAATCAAAGAGGAAGTTTAGTAAATAACCTGATTGTACTTCGAGCAGAGAAGCGATGGTCACAAACGGAATTAGCAAATCGCGTGGGCGTTAGTAGGCAAACAATAGCTTCTATTGAAGCAAATCGATACAATCCATCTCTTATTTTAGCTTTTGAAATTGCTCATGTTCTTGGTAAGGAGTTTCATGAAGTCTTTCAATATACGATAGAGGGGGAAATGGAATGATAATAGCAATAGGAATGGTCGCATCAATCGCAGGGTTAATTGGGGTGTTATATTCAACACGTTTTGAAAAGAAAGAGGGAAATGATGAGAGAGGGGATCAAATTACAGGAAATGCTGCAAAAATCTCGTTATTTGTATTCTTACTTTCGTATTTAATTATTTTTCTAATCGGTAACCTATATTCATTAACGAGTGAACAGTATAAATTAGCGAATGCATGTTTATTGGCAGGAGTATTATGCTCCTATTCATTATCTATTTTAGTTTTGAGAAAAAGATATTAGATGAGAAAGAGCTGTTTTACATATTAATTTGTAAACAGCTCTTTTTGTTATGTTTGATTAGAAAGGATGAATGAGATGCGAATGATACATAAAAGTACAATTTATCAATTAGCATTTTTTCCAAATCTATTTCCAATCAATTGCTATTTCGTTGAAGAAGAAAAAGGATTAACTTTAATTGATGCAGCATTGTCGTTTAGTGCAAAGAAGATTTTAGAATCAGCTCGAACAATCGGAAAACCAATTACGAACATTGTTATAACACATGTACATGATGATCATGTAGGTGCAATTGATGCGCTGAAGCAGGTACTTCCTGATGTTCCTGTTCATATTTCAAAAAGAGATTCCCGCTTGCTTGAAGGAGACATGTCATTGCAGCAAGGGGAAGCGAACGTTCCAATAAAAGTTGGAGTATCTAAAAAAATACAGACGATCCCAGATGTGCTTCTGCAGGAGGGAAATCAAGTTGGTTCTCTTTTAGCAATTATGGCACCAGGACATACACCGGGTTCGATGGCCTTTTTGGATACAAGAAATGATGCATTGATTGCTGGAGACGCATTTCAAACAAGGGGAGGGATTGCGGTGGCTGGCCAGATTAAGTGGCTCTTTCCGTTTCCTGTGTTTGGAACGTGGCATGCAAAAACAGCATTAAAGAGCGCTCAGAAACTGCTACGATATAAACCGTCTGTATTGGCGACAGGGCACGGAAAGATGATTGAGGATCCGATGTTACGTATGCAACGAGCGATTGAAGAAGCTGAGCGAAATTTAGCGAGAAAGGTGTAAAGAAATGGGGAGATGAAGTGATGTGGGGGGGGAATTGAAAAGGTCCCTCAATAATTTAGAGGATTCTTTACTAAGAATGAACCTTTTATTTTTTAGTGAATCATCATCTTATACCCTCACTTTACATGCATACAATCCGAAAAGGAATAAATACTAAATGTTGAATGACTAAAGAAAGGAAGGTTTTTATTATGCCAAACTTAACAGAGCTTGAGCTTGAAAATTTACGTCATCTTATTGGAGGACATGCGACAGTTGCAAATAAACTAGATCAGTATGCGCAGCAGTGTACAGATCCTCAATTGAAACAAATGCTACAACAAGATGCACAAGCTGCAAGAAATACAAAACAACAATTAATGTCCTTTTTAGGCTAGGAGGGTATCGATTATGAATGAAAAAGATATGGTTAACGATTATTTATCGGAATTAAATGCTAGTTTGACTAGTTATGCGAATTACATAGCAGAGTCAAATAACGAACAGTTACATCAAACGCTGATTCACATTCGAAATCAGGATGAAATGAGACAACGTAGTGTATATAAATATGCATTACAAAAAGGACATTATAAGCCAGCTGCTCCTGCAAATCCAACGGTTGTTCAGCAGCTGAAAAGTCAATTAAGCGCACAGTAATGAATAAAAAAAGCGAGTGAATATCAGATGATAATTCACTCGCTTTTTTATTTATATATATATCAATAAACAAGTATAAAATATTTTTTTAGTTGTAACAAATATGACGAAAAGTTTGTAAGGTATGTCACAAAAAGTACAAAAGATTGCTCAATGTTTCACAAAGTATCCATGGTTATTACAGTGAGAATCACTATAATAAAAAGTGTAAAGAACAAACAAAAACATTACATAATTACATAGGAGAGGTTCTTATGAATAGAAACACAAGAAAAATCGCAATTATTGGTACTGGATTAGTTGGATCAAGCTGTGCGTATTCAATTGTGAATCAAGGTATCTGTGAAGAGTTGGTATTAATTGATATAAATCATGAACGTGCAGTTGGAGAAGCGATGGATTTATCACACTGCATTAACTTTACAAATACAAGAACAAAAGTGTATGCAGGCGATTATGAGGACTGCAAAGATATGGACATTGTTATTATTACAGCGGGTCCAGCTCCAAAACCAGGACAAAGTCGTTTGGATACTTTAGGAGCAAGCGCGAAAGTTATGGAAAGTGTTGTAGCAGGTGTAATGGAAAGCGGATTTGACGGTATCTTCTTAATTGCATCGAATCCAGTTGATATTATTACTTATCAAGTTTGGAAATTATCTGGTTTACCAAGAAATCGTGTGCTTGGTACAGGTACATCATTAGACTCTTCACGCTTAAGAACAATTTTATCTGAAATGCTTGAAGTAGACCCTCGTAGCATTCATGGTTACTCATTAGGTGAGCATGGTGATTCACAAATGGTTGCTTGGTCTCACGTAACAGTTGGTGGAAAACCAATTTTGCAAATTTTAGAAGAGCAAAAAGAACGTTTCGGTGAAATCGATTTAGATGAAATTGTTGAGAAAACTGCTAAAGCTGGTTGGGAAATTTATAAACGTAAGGGTACTACTTATTATGGAATTGGTAACTCACTCGCTTATATTGCAAGTTCTATCTTTAATGATGATCACCGCGTGATTGCTGTTTCAGCAATTTTAGATGGTGAATATGGCGAATATAATATTTGTACAGGTGTACCAGCAATTATTACAAGAGATGGTGTAAAAGAAGTTGTAGAACTAAACTTAACAGAAGCTGAAGAAGACCGATTTGCACAATCAAATGATGTTTTACGTGACTATATGAAAACAACTGGTTACTAAACTAGGAGAAGGTGAAATAGATGAAGGAATATATAATGTCTCGTGTATTTAAAGGTTCTGCCGGAATTGCACAAGGTATTTTCGTATCCCTTGGAATTGGTTTACTTATCGAAAATATAGGAAGAATTGTTGATATTCCGATGTTAATTACAATTGGAGTTGTTGCGAAATCACTGATGGCACCAGCAATTGGAGCAGGGATTGCTTTCATGCTTGGGGCAAACGGACTTGTCATTTTCTCAGCGATGGTTGCCGGAGCGATTGGAGCAGGGTCGATTTCGATGACTGAAGCCGGCTTAATTATTAAAACTGGTGAACCAATTGGTGCGTTATTAACAGCAACTCTAGCGGTTTATATCGGTAAAAGATTAAGCGGAAAAACTGCTTTAGATATGATGCTCGTTCCATTTGCAGCAATATTAGGGTCTGGTATAGTTGGTATTTGGTTATCTCAAAATATTAGTCCTGTATTAAATACAGTTGGCGCATTTATTAAAGACAGCTCAGCTGGTAGTCCATTTATTGCTTCGATCGTGCTTGCGGTTGTTTGGGGGCTATTACTTATCTCTCCAGCTTCATCAGCAGCTCTAGCAATTGCACTTAGCCTAGACGGTGTTGCAGGCGGCGCAGCACTTGCAGGATGTGTCGCTCAATTTATCGGATTCGCTGTTATCTCCGCAAAAGAAAACAATTTAGGTGGTATTTTAGCACAAGCACTTTGTACTCCGAAAGTACAGTTGCCAAACATTACTAAAAATCCAATGATTCTCGTCCCAACTGTCGTTGCTAGCGCCATTGTGGGTCCTGTTTCTGCACTGATTTTCCACCTGGAAGCAGGTAAAGAAATTGCAGGTCTTGGATTAAGCTCTCTTATTGCACCAATTAACTTAATTTCCAGCCAAGGATTCGGTGTTGTACCAGCAATGGTCATCACTTATATCGTAATCCCAGTAGCTGTTTCTTATATACTTTACAGCGCGTTAAAAAAAGCCGGCCGTATTCATTCTGGCGATATGACTGTGCCGCAATCTTAAGTTACAATTGAAAATCTCCTTTATATAGATAAAAGCAGACTGAAGAAGCCATAGTCTGCTTTTTTGTTTACATTTTATAGGTTTGTCTCGCAGGAATTGTAATTGTGTCTTTTCGGTTTACTAGTAAAAGCTGCACACCGAAGTATAGCGTGCTTGCAACTGCCATACCGGAAACGGCATCTAAGAAGGCATGTTGCTTTGTAAATAACGTCGATAAAATAATAAGTGAGCCAAAGAAAGTAAGAATGTAATATTCCCATCTGTGCTGTTCTCTTCGCTTATAAGCCGCTAACATAATCACAAATGTTGTGAGAACGTGGATGCTAGGAAAACAGTTTACAGGTTGATCAATACTATATATATAGCGAACTAAGTCAGAAAATACATCTGTCCCTACTACTGTTGGACGTGGTACGGTTGTTTGCCAAAAGTAGTAAATCGAAAAGCACGTAAGCTTTCCTAGGATAACGCTGCTTAATGTTACATAATATTGTTTTCGATCTTTAAAGCAATAATAAATGAGTGCGCCGTATAAGTATGGGAACCAAATTAAATACGGAATAATAAATGCCTTCACAAATGGAATCCAATCATCAACTACTGTTGTAACATCAACAGCATGAACACCAGATTTATTCAGTACATCGTAAAGGGGACTTACGAGTAC
This sequence is a window from Bacillus pseudomycoides DSM 12442. Protein-coding genes within it:
- a CDS encoding acyl-CoA dehydrogenase family protein, encoding MEKTVGNAVKGGSFLVDEITIDQVFTPEDYSDEHKMIAKTTEDFIVNEVLPELEYLEQHEFDRSVRLLKEAGELGLLGADVPEEYGGIGLDKISSALIAEKFSRAGGFAITHGAHVGIGSLPIVLFGNEEQKKQYLPPLATGEKLAAYALTEPGSGSDALGAKTTARLNAEGTHYVLNGEKQWITNSAFADVFVVYAKVDGEHFTAFIVEKEYPGVSTSPEEKKMGIKCSSTRTLILEDALVPKENVLGEIGKGHIIAFNILNIGRYKLGVGTVGSSKRALEISAQYANQRQQFKQPIARFPLIQEKLANMAAKIYAAESSVYRTVGLFESHMSTLTEEQVKDGKAVAASIAEYAIECSLNKVFGSEVLDYVVDEGVQIHGGYGFMAEYEIERMYRDSRINRIFEGTNEINRLIVPGTFLRKAMKGELPLLQKAQKLQEELMMMMPEEVGDEPLALQKYLVNNAKKIGLMVAGLAVQKYGKALDKEQEVLVNIADIVSNLYAMESAVLRTEKAIKATGLEKNKQKVLYTEVFCQEAFNQIEADAKETIIAVENGDMLRMMLSALRKFTRHTPLNVIPKKREIAAKVLEDERYTV
- a CDS encoding helix-turn-helix transcriptional regulator, with the protein product MNQRGSLVNNLIVLRAEKRWSQTELANRVGVSRQTIASIEANRYNPSLILAFEIAHVLGKEFHEVFQYTIEGEME
- a CDS encoding MBL fold metallo-hydrolase, with the translated sequence MRMIHKSTIYQLAFFPNLFPINCYFVEEEKGLTLIDAALSFSAKKILESARTIGKPITNIVITHVHDDHVGAIDALKQVLPDVPVHISKRDSRLLEGDMSLQQGEANVPIKVGVSKKIQTIPDVLLQEGNQVGSLLAIMAPGHTPGSMAFLDTRNDALIAGDAFQTRGGIAVAGQIKWLFPFPVFGTWHAKTALKSAQKLLRYKPSVLATGHGKMIEDPMLRMQRAIEEAERNLARKV
- a CDS encoding spore coat protein, which translates into the protein MNEKDMVNDYLSELNASLTSYANYIAESNNEQLHQTLIHIRNQDEMRQRSVYKYALQKGHYKPAAPANPTVVQQLKSQLSAQ
- a CDS encoding L-lactate dehydrogenase — its product is MNRNTRKIAIIGTGLVGSSCAYSIVNQGICEELVLIDINHERAVGEAMDLSHCINFTNTRTKVYAGDYEDCKDMDIVIITAGPAPKPGQSRLDTLGASAKVMESVVAGVMESGFDGIFLIASNPVDIITYQVWKLSGLPRNRVLGTGTSLDSSRLRTILSEMLEVDPRSIHGYSLGEHGDSQMVAWSHVTVGGKPILQILEEQKERFGEIDLDEIVEKTAKAGWEIYKRKGTTYYGIGNSLAYIASSIFNDDHRVIAVSAILDGEYGEYNICTGVPAIITRDGVKEVVELNLTEAEEDRFAQSNDVLRDYMKTTGY
- a CDS encoding PTS transporter subunit IIC — protein: MKEYIMSRVFKGSAGIAQGIFVSLGIGLLIENIGRIVDIPMLITIGVVAKSLMAPAIGAGIAFMLGANGLVIFSAMVAGAIGAGSISMTEAGLIIKTGEPIGALLTATLAVYIGKRLSGKTALDMMLVPFAAILGSGIVGIWLSQNISPVLNTVGAFIKDSSAGSPFIASIVLAVVWGLLLISPASSAALAIALSLDGVAGGAALAGCVAQFIGFAVISAKENNLGGILAQALCTPKVQLPNITKNPMILVPTVVASAIVGPVSALIFHLEAGKEIAGLGLSSLIAPINLISSQGFGVVPAMVITYIVIPVAVSYILYSALKKAGRIHSGDMTVPQS
- a CDS encoding phosphatase PAP2 family protein; the encoded protein is MKKYKLSSFLPLSYILLLVLVSPLYDVLNKSGVHAVDVTTVVDDWIPFVKAFIIPYLIWFPYLYGALIYYCFKDRKQYYVTLSSVILGKLTCFSIYYFWQTTVPRPTVVGTDVFSDLVRYIYSIDQPVNCFPSIHVLTTFVIMLAAYKRREQHRWEYYILTFFGSLIILSTLFTKQHAFLDAVSGMAVASTLYFGVQLLLVNRKDTITIPARQTYKM